The Sorangiineae bacterium MSr11367 genome window below encodes:
- a CDS encoding HNH endonuclease: MKLTALSNEELLEGLHTLVRQGKVLLARLLSYLAEVEERRLDLQSACSSLFDFCVRRLGMSDDEACRRVAASRIARRFPLALNMLERGDLHLTALLLLRDYLTQDNHEELLRAAAGKTKGQVQELLATYFPRPDVPSLMGRLPDAAAQPATGTSGRAAKTTRVEPLSPERYKVQFTASSELKAKLEYALDLMRHANPDGDLSIVVERALDLLVVELEKRRLGKTSRPATKAPRNETRSGYVTRATRREVFERDGGQCTFVDESGRRCECRSFLELDHIAARARGGTDEATNLQVRCRSHNRLAAERDFGRAYIDEKRSGRRPSHLKTQCAPNLPIHPRQRGYESATALRALTYLGFKESQARHALNVVEERMAGSAPCLESVVHATLSLLT; the protein is encoded by the coding sequence ATGAAGCTCACCGCTCTATCCAACGAAGAGCTGCTGGAAGGCCTCCATACCCTCGTCCGTCAAGGGAAGGTTCTTCTTGCGCGTTTGCTCAGCTATCTCGCGGAAGTCGAGGAGCGACGTCTCGATTTGCAGTCGGCCTGCTCGTCACTCTTCGATTTCTGCGTCCGTAGGCTCGGAATGAGCGATGACGAGGCCTGCCGGCGCGTCGCAGCATCACGCATTGCTCGACGATTTCCGTTGGCGCTGAATATGCTCGAACGTGGAGATCTCCACCTGACGGCCCTGTTGCTACTACGCGATTACCTGACGCAGGATAATCACGAGGAGCTGTTGCGCGCAGCCGCCGGCAAGACGAAGGGCCAAGTCCAGGAACTTCTTGCCACATATTTCCCCCGGCCGGACGTGCCGTCGTTGATGGGTCGTCTGCCGGATGCCGCTGCCCAGCCGGCGACCGGAACGTCCGGGCGTGCGGCAAAAACAACTCGCGTCGAACCGCTATCGCCAGAGCGCTACAAAGTGCAATTCACGGCGTCCTCCGAGCTCAAAGCGAAGCTCGAGTATGCTCTGGACCTCATGCGACACGCAAACCCTGACGGCGATCTGTCGATCGTCGTGGAACGTGCGCTCGATCTGCTCGTCGTCGAGCTCGAAAAGCGTCGGCTCGGAAAGACGAGCCGCCCCGCCACGAAAGCGCCTCGCAACGAGACTCGCTCTGGGTACGTAACGAGGGCCACTCGGCGCGAGGTGTTCGAACGCGACGGTGGACAGTGTACGTTCGTCGACGAGAGTGGCCGGCGTTGTGAATGCCGGTCCTTCCTCGAGCTCGATCACATCGCAGCGCGCGCGCGCGGCGGCACCGACGAGGCGACCAACCTGCAAGTTCGCTGTCGATCTCATAATCGTTTGGCGGCGGAACGCGATTTCGGTCGCGCGTACATTGACGAGAAAAGGTCCGGGAGACGCCCCTCCCATCTCAAAACGCAATGCGCGCCAAATCTTCCCATTCACCCGCGCCAGCGCGGGTACGAATCCGCGACAGCTCTCCGTGCACTAACATATTTGGGATTCAAAGAATCGCAAGCACGCCATGCGCTGAACGTCGTTGAGGAACGCATGGCCGGTTCCGCGCCATGCCTTGAAAGCGTCGTCCATGCAACGCTCTCGCTCTTGACGTAG
- a CDS encoding SMI1/KNR4 family protein, translating into MSTHPLLAELVRLVRPPSQVANAHGDWAEVEASLGVKLPADYRAMVETYGRGEFFDNIGLYTPFGKNNPMRLKSDMSKYFGELRDSSPEDFPYPLFPEPGGLLAWGGTGDARELCWLTKGSPEAWPIVIWSCEDSEYEEYEPGVANFVEGWCSGRIVSELLPNDAIHLPPWFDPYRHLKYVDVKLSEGSRPYLERLRILQEALAPTAPRNSYEADDGDRQDTFVTTETGWNLTYETLYGHQIRIAFPPADNERARLAVLGAAKAMGCEVLSEWPDPNEAEEEEEEEEEEEEREETDE; encoded by the coding sequence ATGTCTACACATCCCCTCTTGGCGGAGCTCGTTCGGCTCGTGCGCCCGCCGTCTCAGGTAGCAAATGCTCACGGTGACTGGGCCGAGGTCGAAGCATCCCTCGGAGTGAAGCTGCCCGCCGACTACCGAGCGATGGTCGAGACCTACGGGCGGGGCGAATTCTTCGACAACATCGGGTTGTACACGCCGTTTGGCAAAAACAATCCCATGCGCCTCAAAAGCGATATGTCGAAGTATTTCGGAGAGCTGCGAGATTCGTCTCCAGAGGACTTTCCTTACCCGCTTTTTCCGGAGCCGGGTGGCTTACTCGCTTGGGGAGGCACCGGCGATGCACGTGAGCTCTGCTGGCTGACCAAGGGATCTCCCGAGGCATGGCCGATCGTGATCTGGTCCTGCGAGGACAGCGAATACGAGGAATACGAGCCCGGCGTGGCCAACTTCGTCGAAGGGTGGTGCAGTGGGCGGATCGTCTCGGAACTCCTGCCCAACGATGCCATCCATCTCCCCCCGTGGTTCGATCCTTACCGCCACTTGAAATACGTCGACGTCAAATTGAGTGAAGGTTCACGGCCTTATCTCGAGCGACTGCGCATCCTACAGGAAGCGCTGGCACCCACGGCGCCTCGGAACAGTTATGAGGCTGATGACGGCGACCGCCAGGACACCTTCGTGACGACCGAGACGGGGTGGAACCTCACGTACGAAACGCTGTATGGCCATCAGATCCGCATTGCGTTCCCTCCCGCCGACAACGAGCGCGCTCGCCTCGCCGTGCTCGGTGCCGCAAAGGCCATGGGGTGCGAGGTGCTCTCCGAGTGGCCGGACCCGAACGAGGCCGAGGAAGAAGAGGAAGAAGAGGAAGAAGAAGAAGAGCGGGAAGAAACGGACGAATAG